One genomic segment of Desulfobacterales bacterium includes these proteins:
- a CDS encoding TonB-dependent receptor: MKKKYYHLIIFILFINSLCCKHSYAESEEKKYTLDAIVVTSKKTEDKFQTGDVDKFQTPIFYSVIGKEEFEGKIEDISQIIDKEAGIQVRQSGGLGSFSTISLRGSSSDQVMIFLDGILINDASGGGLDLSNISLADIESIEIYKGMTPINLGKASIGGAINIKTLKQQSGLNANVHAGYGSFNTYQIGTFLNNKVENLDYLMSLDYLASENDFKITNDNGTQWNKTDDTTEKRNNAEFDQKNFLGKLGYDFSDNFRIDLMNQWFSKKQDLPSWDNSESTNTSLDTNRNITTLKLTLDNIGKNINTATQFTHLWKKEEYDDKEGHVGLGQQNFEYITHRYDGNFFMEMLGDFNIASFLFDASYESYFPKDITKSISLNKSIRNSFSLGIQDSILLFNEKFIVTPACRYNYINDEMKSSVSIWGLVIEEKTKHQDYFSPQIGVKYMPTNSIVMKANAAKYTREPSFFELFGDRGFLVGNIDLKHEKGLNYDAGAEFIFQPESPLFQKISISSVYYKSIVDDLITRVYDSRGIGKSVNISESDIDGIEFAVNINFLEYFKAIFNVTWQDTENKSKIKVFNGKKLPGRFETAYAGRIEAKYKGFKIYTEYLSEQGIYYDSANLLKADDKKEINSGISWLFKKLLMTFEAKNLGDNKYEDFNGYPLPGIAYYCTAKYNF; the protein is encoded by the coding sequence ATGAAAAAAAAATATTATCATTTAATAATTTTTATCTTATTTATTAATAGTTTATGCTGTAAACATAGCTATGCTGAATCCGAAGAAAAAAAATATACTTTAGATGCGATAGTTGTAACTTCAAAAAAAACAGAAGATAAGTTCCAAACCGGCGATGTGGATAAATTTCAAACTCCTATTTTTTATTCTGTAATAGGTAAAGAAGAATTTGAGGGGAAAATAGAAGACATATCTCAAATTATTGATAAAGAAGCAGGGATACAGGTTCGCCAATCTGGAGGTCTTGGTAGTTTTTCGACTATATCATTAAGGGGTTCATCAAGCGATCAGGTTATGATTTTTCTTGACGGAATACTAATAAATGATGCTTCAGGAGGAGGACTTGACCTTAGTAATATATCCCTTGCTGATATCGAATCAATTGAAATATATAAAGGTATGACACCTATTAACCTTGGCAAAGCATCAATAGGTGGAGCTATTAATATAAAAACTTTAAAACAGCAATCAGGATTAAATGCAAATGTCCATGCCGGCTATGGTTCATTTAATACATATCAGATAGGTACATTCCTTAATAATAAAGTTGAAAACTTAGATTATCTTATGTCACTTGATTATCTTGCCAGTGAAAATGATTTTAAAATCACAAATGATAATGGAACCCAATGGAATAAAACTGATGATACAACTGAAAAAAGAAATAATGCCGAATTTGATCAAAAAAATTTTTTAGGGAAATTAGGATATGATTTTTCGGATAATTTTAGAATTGATTTAATGAACCAATGGTTTTCAAAAAAACAAGACCTTCCAAGTTGGGATAATTCGGAATCAACAAATACGTCTTTAGATACAAACCGTAATATTACTACTTTGAAATTAACATTAGACAATATCGGAAAAAATATTAATACTGCTACTCAATTCACCCATTTATGGAAAAAAGAAGAATACGATGATAAAGAAGGTCATGTAGGCTTGGGGCAACAAAATTTTGAATATATTACCCATCGATACGATGGAAACTTTTTCATGGAAATGTTAGGTGATTTCAACATAGCAAGTTTTTTATTTGATGCATCATATGAATCTTACTTCCCAAAGGATATTACAAAATCAATATCATTAAACAAAAGTATAAGAAACAGTTTTTCGCTCGGTATTCAAGACAGTATACTTTTGTTTAATGAAAAATTTATTGTTACTCCAGCCTGCCGCTATAATTATATAAATGATGAGATGAAAAGTTCTGTAAGTATATGGGGTCTTGTAATAGAAGAAAAAACAAAGCATCAGGATTATTTTTCTCCTCAAATTGGAGTGAAATATATGCCGACAAATTCTATCGTAATGAAAGCTAATGCGGCAAAATACACAAGAGAGCCTTCTTTTTTTGAATTATTTGGTGACAGAGGATTTTTAGTTGGAAATATAGATTTAAAGCACGAAAAAGGCTTAAATTATGATGCTGGTGCTGAATTTATTTTTCAACCTGAAAGCCCTTTATTCCAAAAAATCTCCATTAGCTCAGTTTATTATAAAAGTATTGTAGATGATCTTATAACAAGAGTCTATGATTCACGTGGAATTGGTAAATCCGTAAATATTTCCGAATCAGATATAGATGGAATTGAATTTGCTGTAAATATAAATTTTTTAGAATATTTTAAAGCAATTTTTAATGTAACATGGCAAGATACTGAAAATAAAAGTAAAATAAAAGTGTTTAACGGAAAAAAATTACCAGGAAGGTTTGAAACAGCTTATGCAGGACGAATTGAAGCTAAATATAAAGGATTTAAAATCTATACTGAATATCTATCAGAACAAGGGATATATTATGATTCGGCTAATCTTCTTAAAGCAGATGATAAAAAAGAAATTAATTCTGGAATTTCTTGGCTTTTCAAAAAACTTTTAATGACATTTGAAGCAAAAAATCTGGGAGATAATAAATACGAAGATTTTAACGGCTATCCTTTGCCTGGAATAGCTTATTATTGTACAGCTAAATATAATTTTTAA
- a CDS encoding CDP-archaeol synthase translates to MPNIAEILFDTINSIPEREALRIPIKWDNEKVIEYESINFKDLGEKIKQYQAGLIKKGFMPEDRILVMFPPSIDLYCFVSALLSLGMVAVFIDTGMGIKKVLMAIKDSQSKAIVSYSPLLKYRFFLPQLWPLKIYSTDKTGIGMNSFSDLKAISQKNIPFYPCKKEQQGLITFTTGSTGRPKGADRNHDSLIAQHLSMSKHLPHDPFDVDMTSFPVFVLHNLASSMTSILPAINFGFPAGVNPALVVSQMIEFNVNRLGGAPAFMSKITDYILEKNIRLPHLKVIITGGATVPLDLCEKMKAAFPTTKVNIVYGSTESEPISSVFVDEILSSKGQGFLVGPPCSSAELAIVNLPENPDDIKDTSLNSYKVPTGEMGEIVVKGEHVLKRYVDNPKATKENKIPAPEGLVWHRTSDVGYLDDKGRIWLTGRKSELIKYKSTTLHPYIIEKEMDKISGVKRSAIIQMDNSSEPVVALSIESNANKNDIEKTLIDCFNEHGLNGIKYIIIPEIPVDARHNSKIDRPKLKQILSKKKENSDKKDKFIVKLNPVDVLTLSGVLFSALSVGFSLSERFGFALSLIYLAMLADAFDGIFARKYGLERDFGRYLDGFVDTFDYLVAPSIFLYMWGLNSWYHCLILILFIMSGIIRLSVFNQIGNIKDETNGLAYLGMPVFWSVLFLGGAYFASTIINKEFILPIITVLFAIHTVFMIYNAPFMKFKNPKTILIVVLSGSIFFAICGFFEFINIKELSITKHIFTAIAFTIPCIFGGVLHMLAVKKDWLPSLKIPVYKPLFGANKTLRGFILMPIFSVLGAIFIKIIFELGNWVGTIDFNDISFIYFGLILGFVYVLAELPNSYIKRRMGIPPGGASEKHKYFFVFLDKSDSAIGVILLGIFFYHVPIMTAVTMFIMGPVISLLVTSTLYKLRLKENL, encoded by the coding sequence ATGCCAAATATCGCTGAAATATTATTTGATACAATAAATTCTATCCCTGAACGTGAAGCCTTAAGAATTCCTATAAAGTGGGACAATGAAAAAGTAATTGAATACGAATCTATAAATTTTAAAGATTTAGGAGAAAAAATAAAACAGTATCAGGCAGGGCTTATTAAAAAAGGCTTTATGCCAGAAGATAGAATACTTGTTATGTTTCCTCCGTCTATAGATTTATACTGCTTTGTATCTGCCTTACTTTCACTTGGAATGGTGGCTGTTTTTATTGATACTGGTATGGGTATAAAAAAAGTTTTAATGGCAATAAAAGATTCACAGTCCAAAGCCATTGTGAGTTACAGCCCTTTGCTTAAATACCGCTTTTTTTTACCCCAATTATGGCCTTTAAAAATCTATTCTACTGATAAAACTGGTATTGGCATGAATTCTTTTTCAGATCTTAAAGCCATTAGTCAGAAAAATATTCCTTTTTACCCATGTAAAAAAGAGCAACAAGGATTAATAACTTTTACAACCGGGAGTACTGGAAGGCCAAAAGGCGCTGATAGAAATCATGACAGCTTAATAGCTCAGCATCTCTCGATGTCTAAGCATCTCCCTCATGACCCTTTTGATGTTGATATGACAAGCTTTCCTGTTTTTGTTCTTCATAATCTTGCATCCAGCATGACATCAATTCTTCCTGCTATAAATTTTGGTTTTCCTGCTGGAGTTAATCCTGCATTAGTTGTAAGTCAAATGATTGAATTTAACGTGAATCGTTTAGGTGGCGCTCCGGCTTTTATGAGTAAAATTACAGATTATATTCTTGAAAAAAATATTAGGCTGCCTCATTTAAAAGTCATTATAACAGGAGGTGCGACCGTTCCTTTAGATCTATGTGAAAAAATGAAAGCAGCGTTTCCGACAACTAAAGTTAATATTGTTTATGGATCTACTGAATCAGAACCCATTAGCTCTGTTTTTGTTGATGAAATTCTTTCTTCAAAGGGACAGGGCTTTTTAGTTGGCCCACCTTGCAGTTCAGCTGAACTTGCAATTGTAAATCTTCCTGAGAACCCTGATGATATTAAAGATACTTCCCTTAATTCTTACAAAGTTCCTACAGGTGAAATGGGGGAGATTGTAGTTAAAGGTGAACATGTTCTTAAAAGATACGTTGATAACCCCAAAGCTACAAAAGAAAATAAAATACCTGCTCCTGAGGGCCTTGTGTGGCATCGAACATCTGATGTTGGATATTTAGACGATAAAGGCCGAATTTGGCTCACTGGCCGAAAATCAGAATTAATTAAATACAAAAGCACAACCCTGCACCCTTACATTATTGAAAAGGAGATGGATAAAATTTCTGGAGTAAAAAGATCTGCTATTATTCAAATGGATAATTCTTCAGAACCCGTGGTTGCATTATCAATTGAAAGCAATGCAAATAAAAATGACATTGAAAAAACGCTTATTGATTGTTTTAATGAACATGGATTAAACGGAATTAAATATATTATTATCCCTGAAATTCCTGTTGATGCAAGGCATAATAGTAAGATTGACAGGCCTAAATTAAAGCAAATTCTTTCGAAAAAAAAGGAAAATTCTGACAAAAAAGATAAGTTTATTGTTAAATTAAATCCTGTTGATGTTCTAACTTTAAGCGGGGTTTTATTTTCAGCTTTATCTGTTGGATTTTCTTTATCAGAAAGGTTTGGTTTTGCTTTAAGCTTAATTTATTTAGCGATGCTTGCTGATGCGTTTGATGGAATTTTTGCTAGAAAATATGGACTTGAAAGGGATTTTGGGCGTTATTTAGATGGATTTGTTGATACTTTTGATTATTTAGTTGCTCCTTCCATTTTTTTATATATGTGGGGGCTTAATAGTTGGTATCATTGTTTAATTTTAATTTTATTCATTATGAGTGGAATTATTAGGCTATCGGTTTTTAACCAGATCGGTAATATTAAAGATGAAACAAACGGTCTTGCATATCTCGGAATGCCTGTATTTTGGAGTGTTTTATTTTTAGGGGGAGCTTACTTTGCAAGCACAATAATAAATAAAGAGTTTATTCTTCCGATAATTACTGTTTTATTTGCTATTCATACTGTTTTTATGATTTATAATGCTCCTTTTATGAAGTTCAAAAATCCTAAAACTATATTAATTGTAGTTTTAAGCGGATCTATATTTTTTGCTATTTGCGGCTTTTTTGAATTCATCAACATTAAAGAGTTATCCATAACTAAGCATATTTTTACAGCGATTGCATTTACAATCCCCTGCATATTTGGCGGAGTTTTACATATGCTTGCCGTAAAAAAAGATTGGCTTCCTTCCCTTAAAATACCAGTTTATAAGCCTTTATTCGGAGCAAATAAAACTTTGCGCGGATTTATACTCATGCCTATATTTAGCGTATTAGGAGCTATATTTATTAAAATAATTTTCGAATTAGGCAATTGGGTAGGTACCATTGATTTTAACGATATTTCTTTTATTTATTTCGGCTTAATTTTAGGGTTTGTTTATGTTTTAGCGGAGCTTCCAAATTCCTATATTAAACGACGTATGGGGATTCCTCCAGGAGGGGCGTCAGAAAAACATAAGTATTTTTTTGTATTCTTAGATAAATCTGATTCAGCTATAGGAGTTATACTTTTAGGTATTTTCTTTTATCATGTTCCGATTATGACAGCGGTTACTATGTTTATTATGGGTCCTGTAATTTCTCTTTTAGTAACAAGTACTTTATATAAATTGAGGCTAAAAGAAAATTTATGA